The nucleotide sequence GGATGTTGAACCCGAGCTTTTATGTCGCAAATCAAAACAGCAGGACGGGAGTTGGCTAGATACAATTCGGCTTAGTTTTTAGTCTATGTATGTATTTACTCGAACAGTTCGTTTATATTTGTACAGCTCGAGGCTATAGTTTTTAGGCATGTAAATAGTCTCGTTGCTTGTTTGGTTTTGTATTCTTTGTTCATTTATAATTTGCTTGCTTTTCAGAAAAAACATATTGTCGTTTTTCGAATTTAGTTGCTTATATGGTTATATAGTTACTTTTTATTTTAAcattctttattgataaaatatacCTAACCGATTATTTGTATACATAGTAAATTACACATAAGGTTATAATAGTAATTTTATTTTATTCAGAGTGTTGGTTCAGAGTTATTATCAAACAGTTAGTTCTCGTTTAGAATCATAATAATTCAGAATTCGGAGTTTTGAATCATCCAGCACTTAACCATTACGTAGTATGTTTTATCAAATGCACGCTTACCTTTTAACTAACCTAAAATTACGAAACCATGGCCAGTGGCAAATCCACATGTATGCCAGGAAGATCCCATGATTCCGTTAGTTTTTACAACTTACTATTTAAATTGTAGTATCCCGTCATATTTAAATATATGGCCTCACATATTTTCATGATTTACAATTTTTTGATGGTAAATGACCCACTAAATTACTCTTCAAATAAAATTGATTTTAAACTATTTTTTCCGAAACTCCATTAAATTTTGATCTTAAATACGCCCAGAGGCGGAGGTACCTATTAGGTATTGTGGACAAGTGATCCCACTCAACTTGTCATTTAATTCACAACCTAGTAGCCTGTCTAGTGTAAAAAATTATATTTTGTGTACATGACACCATCCAAAATCTTATGTGCACCTATCCACAGCCCAATTTTTGTTAGCAGCCCATATATTCTTTTTGGTCCACAACCCAATTTTTAATTTACCAACCCATATATCCAAAATCTTATGTGCAAGTACCGATGACTTTTACAAATCTCCTTTAACATTTTTCACTAGTAGGAATCGCCATATATTATGTTAGAGCTAATTAACTTTTAGATTGTATGCCTAAAAATTTAATTTATATCATGAGTAGTTCATTCTATTTAGACATGTCTTCTATTTATTTGTATATTTAAATAATGAAGCTTGTAAAACTAGATCTGCGCAGCTTAATGATGAATTTTTATAGGATTGTCATGTTGGTTCCATAGAAAGACACTTTCCGGTGCCCGAATGAAGCATTCATATATGGGTCATTTTCAACAAATGAAATTTCGAAATGTAACTTGATTATTTTGTTTGTAGTTAATAATAGTTTGATAATTAAATAGTTTAAAGTCATATATTTCTCTATAATTTTGTGACCCCAACCTTTAAAAATCCTGCCTCCGCCCCTGAATTCGCCACTATATATTCACATTTCCAAGACTCCAAATATTATCCTAGGCAACTATTATATTCTAGTataaaactagttgtggagccctcgcttcgcgtcgggggctccgttttgaatgcgagttaaaaaaaaagtcttgatatattttgtaaaaaagaatttttttcgacatctaacaattaagggttgttccttttgtgaaagttgcttcttttttgatctattttgtaaaaaaaaaatgtttttcgacatcttttggtagcattgaaaggttgttccttttatgaaagttgtcacttttatcgttgaggaagaaaagaaaaaaaaatttagttaaattttttgtaaaaaagaatttttttcgttgaaaaaaaaagttgtttttttttttgtaaaaaagaattttttttcgacatcttttggtaacattgaagggttggttcttttacgaaagttgcttcttttgttgttggagacaaaaaaaaaagtgaaatgacgaaaatactcctgattactattgatgaatagtgctacagtgttttgtttgtctattagatatatagataatttATAGTCATTGGTTTTACGCCCGCGTTATATCTTCTAAAGTAAGGGAGCTaatttgtatactttcatttttttAACTATATACCAATAAAAAAATGTACTTTACAATATTGTATAGTACTTTATTTAAAACACATTTGATGATATATGATTGAAAAAATAGTGATGTACAAATCTATCATTAACTAAATAAATAAAGTATTTTCTCTTTTCAACATGGCAATACAATGGaagaggtaaaaaaaaattaaagtgaAATTCCTTGTCCTAGCTGCTTCTTCAACTCTAAGGGCTTACTAGAATAGTTCAGCGAATTTTAAGCTATACATTGCTCGACATTTTATTTGCATGCTCTTAAGATGATCCCCTCATTGAAAAATATTGATCAAAGGAAAGAAATGAGATTGTTTCTCTTCTTTATTTCAATCGACACACTCGACTTTTTCAACATGGTAGCACGAATCACCTTCAAACAGTTACCCATCCATAGCTAATGTCGAAGGTCATTTGAACTTATTACGATAGCCTTTACATGTTTAAATTTTACCTTTAACCTCACTCTACAATTTAAGCCACAAAATTTTTTAGTAACAAAGATTACTTGGACGACAAAATTATTGACGGCTACATAGCTGCTACTTCAATAACTTATATAGTGATAGTGATGGTAATTTTTACTTTTCTTTGCCACAAATCTTAAATAAAGAGGAAAGAAAGGGAAAAAAGTATTCAGTTACTTTGTATTTTCAACATTTCGCCCAACTCTGTCAACTGTAATATTCAGATACTAATTCAAAACAAAATCAAATTGTATCTAACCATGAATCAAAGTCGTCAAGTAGTTCAGACCTCGAACCAATAGGAATAGACGTAATCTCATGAGATTGAAACACAGTGTTCTGATCTAACATAGACGTTGTAGACGTCTCATTAAGTAGGTCATCAAGGGTGCCATCGATATCAAACGCATCTGTTGTTATCTTTGAGTTTGACACATTCTCCTTCAAACTAGTATCAGCAAACGAGTCAAGCAGCATATCAAGTTCAGTTTCAGCCATTTCTGGTTTAAGTTTTGATTCGCCCTTAATTGTCCTTGCAGCAGATTTTGGATATGAAATTGACGTGGACTGCACCGGTGGGTCCAAGCTGGTGCTGCTAGTTTGGTCATGGTGGCTCTTGGTGGTGGCGGGTGATGCAACTTTAAGACGGTCATGTGTATGTACCTCATTATTATTTAAATTACTGTGATCTTGGATAGAGTTATGGTGTTCTTGCCCAATCTCAGAGTactgtccaaaaaaaaaaaaaagtatgagACAAAACGAAGAAGTTTATTTTTATGAAGAATTTTTTTTGAACTAGTGACAGAGGGctatatattatgtaaaaatttaaCGTGGTAACTGTAATTTTAAGTTTTTGGTATGGCTCGAAAAGGGCAGCGGGTGATATGAAATTACATTTTGTCCACCAAATTATTTGATACGATAAGAAAAAATATTCCTTCAATAAAAAGCCAAATTAAACGCTTAGTGTAAGTAAAGTTATTACATACCAGTGCTGGAGGGAATAAATCATCTTCAATGAAAAGTCTTTTTGGTAAATCAATTTTTGCAAGTTGTTCCGAAAGAGTGTGCAAATTCAGTGACAGAAATGAAGCCTGGACGCATAAACAAGATATCAGTTGACCCATCTAAATGATATTGCGTACAGGAACTTATAGTAATAGGATATAACTACAATAGTAATCTATTAAGATTGCTCTGAAGTGGTGATATTTGTAAGTTGTTACCAATATTAGAAACTACATATCTATTCATTTTTTCATTAGGTTGCAATTCACTTTCATTCGATGTTCTTGACTGCCTGGTGAATATTAGGAATTTTAATCTTAATTTATAGTTATACCTTTTGATCATTACTCGTTATGTTGTATGAGTAAAACTATGATATCCCTAATTTGACTGACACGGCGGTTCTAAATTCACCAAGTAAATAGAACAGaaaaatatttgatgaaaattaaagTACCTCATAGCTTGCAGGTGTCTTATCATCCacataaaaagtatcgttatttaaTGATGATAACAAGCTTTCGCCTCGGACAGCAAAGAAGTCTTTTTCCTTACCAAAATCTAGCAAAAACAAATTAATCATTAATCATCTGCACAAAACAAAAGGAAAAAAACCGTACTTTTTTGTATGCTAAGGTACTCCACACAATTGTATTACAAGACTTTAGCCCACACTCTTCTGCGAGTAAAAATTGCATTTTATGGAGATTTTAATGGCGCATATCTTTTCAAGAAGGATTCCTCACATATAGGTTTATATCAAATTGCTGTTCTTTCCATATTTTGCAGGAAAATTTAAAAAAGGTATAGAAAGTTTGGCTTTTTTCGGGTAACAAACAAACATGCAAACACAATCTTAATTGAAGTCAACAAAATGAATGATGAACTTTGATCCTGCCATTAAATTGTCCTGTCCGCCTCAAGATTTTTCAAGTATTGACTCACATAGTTAATAAGTAAAGTCATACACAGTAGGCAGATTTCAAAACTTGCCCTCAACTATATTAAAATTGTGGGTAACAGGATGGAGATGATCTGTAGAATATTACAGTGGGTATGAAAACACAAACACACATACGAGACCAAAAAATAGGGTATGCAGTTGCATCATAAGATACATCAAGTAAATGAACATAGACACAGGcgatattattttttaaaaaagttTTAGCTTTAATTATACCAGTTCTCGAGATCTGTTAATGTACAACAAGAGGAACCACATTGTACTATTTGTGCTCATTCAAGAAAACTGGCCTCCTCTAGAAACTGAATGGATTAGTGAAAGGAACAAATAACCTACCAGATATAAAGTCATCGAGAGATGGAAAGATATCCGATGAGATCCTTGTAGATTTTTGGGACTTGGCCTCTGAAATCAAGTAAGCATAATCTGCACCTTTACTTTTAGGTAAAACAATGTCACTTGGTTGACTAGATTGACTGTCTATTTGACCTTCCGTTATCGAATCATCTTCGTCCTCATAACGGTCCCAATTAGAGGGGAGTGCAGCTGGGCCCCGCGGTAGCCGAGGTTTTTCTTTAACTTCCTTCGATGGTGCCTTGTTTGTACCAGATATGCCTGCAGAACTAGTAGCACCTTTCGGCTTTTGATTTGGATGATGTTTTTTATGGTGTTGAGAATGTGCTCTCTTTGATTTTGCTAGTGATTTATCCATGATGATACTTTTTAAGAAGCTCGGTAACAAATCTATATGAGGAAGAAGTGATTATcaataaagaaaataataaatCTTGGGTATTAACAGAATAAATAAAACTTAACCTTACTACTTCAGATTAAGGCGATAAAATGGGTGGGACGTGAAAATTGAGTAATTGGTTACAACTGGCAATATCTTTGGTTTTGATTGACTAATTATTCAAGAATTAGAACTATACTACTTTTTATAGGAATCAGGTAAACCAAAACCATAACTTCGCATCAAAGAAAAAATATAacacaataataaaaaataaaaacacaataataaaaaaaaaatatctcatagaaaaaaatacaaaatatataatatataataatacatatcGGATATGATTATTGGGGACTTATTGGCGACTACTTATTGATCACATGATTATTGGCgacatatcggaaaaaaaaattacGGCTCTGTTTCGGGAGCCATCAGCAAGCGTCtacttattggcgacttgactgtagCTTAGAGCCTAAATCGAATCCCAGGCAAcacttaaaacccatggaaatttgttccaccattttcatggcgtcgacTTTTACTTTTTacgagttatttatttatttatcaaattttttttttttttttagccggaggtccgttagaagcaatctctttatccgtcgaacatagagagggaggactttctctacccttgtgagtgtttcactcagggtggtgaaatgacttctctttgtcctagggtagaggaaggattgtctaagtCCCACCTCCCCATACCCTACatgtgtgggattgggtattgttgttgttgttgtatatcggATATGATTGACTTGAATATTGATTAAGCAACCTTATGCCAGAACCCGTGTGAAATCAAAATTTTGTTTTAAAATGATTCCATGGCATATATAATTATGTTGGAAACGTTAGTGAGCATCCCCCGAATGGGCTATTCATAAATACACGGATTAAAATGTCCAACTCTAACATCTGACAAAGTTGTTCAAGGAAATTTTTTTCTGTAAACATGTGATCAATAGAGGTAAAACTGTCTTACATAGGCTATGTTTGGCGCGTAGCTTTTTGGAGCTTTTAGCTTTTATGAAAAAGCTCCTAGTTAATAAAAAAAAACTCCGTTTGGTTAAAGGAGCTTAAAGCTTTTAGATAGAGGGAAAAAGTTAAAAGCTACTAGAAGCAGCGTTTAGCATTTAGCTTCTAgctttttgtcattttactctttatttaaCAGATTCAGTTCCTCTCCcaaacaccaaaatatatttaaaaagctaACATCTACCAGCTATCAGCTAAAAACTACCAGATATCAGCTAAAAACTATCAACTaccagctagttttgccaaacatacccatAGAGTAACAAGTTCATGTCAACATGGATAGCTAGAGGTCTACACTTTGTAATCAGTTAGCACGGCATCTAAAATAGTAGTCTTGCATTAGCAAACCCTAATTAATCATCAATTTCATTATATGTTCCTCAAAATTTGGTTTCAGAATGGTATGGCAGCAGAATTAAGATATATCGATTATGGATAGCTACATTCCTACAGTTTATAATCATTTAGCACCGTATATCGATTAGTTAACTCTATGCCATGACCGATGTGAAATAAGATATAGCTAAATCCTAATACCACATCAACATTAAGATGAAGACCTGGAACAATTCatgaataaataaatatgataaatATATAAAAAAGAGGTTAGGGTTTACATACCGTTTTATCGTCTCCGGGAGAAATGAGAATCGAATAGCGGTAATTGGCGATCTGTTGGAGTTACTATTTATTATTAATTGACTCTGGTTTTTATTAACTACATATTGAATTCTTGAATACGTTAAGTGGAAATACTATGATTTGATTTTGGTTCATCTCAAATTTCAATTTAATCTCAcaaactatattcatgtattcatttaacctcgaccagacgattcacgaaccattatatatatatatatatatatatatatatatatatatatatatatatatatatatatatatatatatattggaccaatctatggataagcactaaatggggcacaaactagataaataaaatttcaaattttaaaaaaaaaaaaaaaaacgatcatttaatatgcaaatagaagaaaacgaaaaaattttaaaaagtttttgaacaaaatcattcgaaaatcgatgatgaatggtaaacatcgatgatgaatggtaaaaattgatgatgaatggtaaaattaaccattcatctggttaatttatcattcatttttgctcgagatgaatgataaaattaattaatgctaaaaaaaagcagatgaatggttaatttaaccattcttctgtttatgatgaatgataaaaaaacagatgaatgattaatttaaccattcatctggtttttttagcattgattaattttatcattaatcgtaaacaagatgaatgataaattaacccaatgaatggttaattttaccattcatcatcgatttttgaaagattttgaacttttttttttatgaaaaaaattgattagaagtgcattttaatgcagatttatgaatgtaaaaaaaaaattcaaaaaaaaaatttttattttgcttatccggtttgtactccttttaagcttatccatggatcgtgcccctatatatatatatatatatatatatatatatatatatatatatatatatatatatatatatatatatatatatatatatattttataacttatctatttgatatatttaactatggaattaaaagataatgctGAACGAttaaattaaaagatatttatcaaatctcttatagattgtgttattgttacgggtctctgttgtgaggtccactgtgatttaagaaaacttttctttttaacgatattcggaataaatggtagtgTAATCTACAAGTGAAAACAAAGTATCAAATAACATGGACTAGACAAaattagtagagattcctgcttaattttcaatgcatgctttacaatattttttcCAAGTgattcttgataagttaattatttaactatcataatatttaatgtaagaaaacgttttcaatataataaaattttgattattaaaatgttttgttaaaagaacgtaatttagatataaaacgttccaatattattaatatactttactCGTCGGAATCTGGTCATCTCCTCGGCATTATGAATGTGGGCTGGGCTTCAAATGCGGTTGTGGACCAGGCTCGGTGATCATGTGGCCTCATTTAGGCCTGTCTGGGCTTTTAGTTTCTTTTGCTAGTTTTATTTGGAAACCTCTGTTTGCACGTAAAAACCAAAAATAATAGTAGTACGAGTAAGAGTTAATTATACACTTGGTAATAATCGGTAGGGGCATGATCAATAGGAAACTAACTCATCCGGGAAAgtgggggaagtaaatttttttttttcgtttttcttggaattttttttttcaggcatcaagatcacacgaaaatatgaacatttagaaaagacacttcgtgatgaatgttattatttaggcgggaaaacgatcgacaaaaataacattcaagataatattgatcgtgaagaatgttaacgtttttttttcttcatgttttgtaaaGCAAAATTTAGCcctatttagagtttagggtttagggtttggtgttttgggtttagtccctaaacccaaaactccaaacccgaaaccctaaaccctaaactctaaactctaaaccgttcgtgttaaaaactcaatctaaatcctaaatctaaaccctaattttctaaaccctaatatctaaaccctataaaccctaatatctaaaccctaatatctaaaatctcaacatacgcccgaaaaacacgataattgttatatattacttcttcgagcattttcccaccAAAattaaaacatttatcacaaaatgtctttattaaatattcatattttcatccaatctataatgttcgtgaaaaaagttttttcaaaaaacaaaaaaaaaaaagttttgcttccctccgattagttacttcccccttgatcctaccacataATTGGTATATACTTCAAATACTTGTAGTTATACTACTCCATTTGTAAGTTTAGAGTAGAGGTGTCTTCGAGTATGGACAAGATAGGCAACCGCCTAGAGTCCAAAAATTTAGGAGGGCCTAAaattttgaatatataaatatttttctcaataaataaatataattaaatcaaataaaaattgTCAATCAAGATTATAATACCTTGTTTTGCATAAGAAATGcagcatgataaactctaaaaaataaaattCGCAGTTACTTATTACTGCAACCCGCATTGAATTATTTCGCTATGCCTTTGTTACCGTTTGATCAAACAAAGTTACCGTTTCCAACCGTTGACGAAAAATATTACCATTAAATTTACATGATTGGGGCTTAAGCATAATCGATTAACATTCTCaacctccctatatatatatatatatatatatatatatatatatatatatatatatatatatatatcatcctcAGAAATCATAAAATCCTCACCCGTAAATCAAAATACTCCTCATTAATCAATTTCTCAACCAATCCTCAAGTCGTTTACATTCACATGCCACTCCTTTAATTTCAAGATGAGAATCGAGGAAGTCGATAGCAAGctaaacccaaaaactttgattacCAATCTATTAACGAGCCCGGAATCAAAATCAACAACAACTTCTGGGAAGGAAAAGCATCCAATACCAGTTGTTGATTTAACAGCCAGATCCCCACTCACCAAAATAGATTCTGCCAAGCGACCATATGAGACACCGCCATCGTCTCAAAATAAGAAGTTGAAACAACGCGAAACAACTCTTTTCGAGAACCCGGTGATATCCGATTATGACCCAGAGCAACAGATAGGTAAGTCAAAAACATTACCTTCTCATCATAACCTTagcacgtgtagtgacccgaacttttccatgattatatattaaatgaaaactatttttgcatgattaaatatttccaacatgttaagcaatcaaacttgttaagacttgattaattgaaataggtttcatatggacaattgaccacctaagttgaccggtgattcatgaacgttaaaacttgtaaaaactatatgatgacatatatatggttatatatatagttaacatgatattatgacaagaaaatatctcattagatattttaacaatgtgttatatacataaaaatgagactattgaattaagaaactcgaaaatgatatatatatatatatatatatatatatatatatatatatatatatatatatatatatatatatatatatatatatataacgattatcgttataacgacgtcttactaagtacatatgaatcttattaagatattgatacatttggttatttatgttaaatgataagtaaatatatcattaagtgtattaacaatgaactacatatgtaaaaataagactactaacttaatgatttcgaagcgagtcatatatgcaacgattatcgttgtaacgacatttaactgtatatatatcatactaagatatattatatatcataatatcatgataatgtaataatttaacatctctttagatataataaacaatgggttaacaacatttaacaagaccgttaacctaaaggtttcaaaacaacatatacatgtaatgactaacgatgacttaacgactcagttaaaatgtatttacatgtagtgttttaatatgtattcatacacttttgaaatacttcaagacacttatcaagatacttctacttaccaaaaatgcttacaattacattctcattcattttcatctaaaattctactcgtatacacacgtatttgtactcgtacaatacgcagcttctagatgtacttactattcatctataccaataaaaatctgctcgttagcagccttaaatgattaatcaacttgtggaaccaaccattttggCAACTTGctagaattattacactaaaaatcaaaataCAACTTGCTTATATGATCACCCTCATTCACGtttttttcacacacacacacactttcattttgcaactttctttcatccatttgatatctctcttgttctatgatgatgttctaagaGTTCTCCAGTATATTCAACAAAGTCTTCATCAATCTAGCTCCTAAAACCAACCTTTGATCAACcgacaaaacaactactcaagaacacaccaaaaacactttcaagtttactaccttactttcaatcttgcaaatccatctcaagtgatcatccaacctcaagaaatctttgttatttacagtaggttatctttctaattcaaggtaatactcatattcaaatttggttcaatttctataactataacaatcttatttcgagtgatgatcttacttgaacttgttttcgtgtcatgattctgcttcaagaactttcaagccatccaaggatcctttgaagctagatccatttgtctcttttccagtaggtttatccacaaaaattgaggtagtaatgatgttcataacatcattctattcatacatataaagctatcttattcgaa is from Rutidosis leptorrhynchoides isolate AG116_Rl617_1_P2 chromosome 10, CSIRO_AGI_Rlap_v1, whole genome shotgun sequence and encodes:
- the LOC139873231 gene encoding protein ECERIFERUM 16, translating into MDKSLAKSKRAHSQHHKKHHPNQKPKGATSSAGISGTNKAPSKEVKEKPRLPRGPAALPSNWDRYEDEDDSITEGQIDSQSSQPSDIVLPKSKGADYAYLISEAKSQKSTRISSDIFPSLDDFISDFGKEKDFFAVRGESLLSSLNNDTFYVDDKTPASYEASFLSLNLHTLSEQLAKIDLPKRLFIEDDLFPPALYSEIGQEHHNSIQDHSNLNNNEVHTHDRLKVASPATTKSHHDQTSSTSLDPPVQSTSISYPKSAARTIKGESKLKPEMAETELDMLLDSFADTSLKENVSNSKITTDAFDIDGTLDDLLNETSTTSMLDQNTVFQSHEITSIPIGSRSELLDDFDSWLDTI